In Methanosarcina barkeri MS, a single window of DNA contains:
- the hsp20 gene encoding archaeal heat shock protein Hsp20, which yields MDRDSKKRRNFFDEIFGIDPVKDVDEMFERLSRAMGMNMENFGQDPFIYGFSLTQRPGAEPEIREFGNIPMFEHTETEEMSSLDTRKPLIDVLETEEEVHVIAEVPGIEKENIRLNATDLILDIETIDGNPKYSERVEMPVKVDPQSAKATYKNGVLEVTFKRLESSSRTSINIE from the coding sequence ATGGACAGAGACAGTAAAAAAAGGAGAAATTTTTTCGATGAAATCTTTGGAATTGATCCGGTTAAGGACGTGGACGAAATGTTCGAACGCCTTAGCAGGGCAATGGGTATGAATATGGAAAATTTTGGTCAGGACCCTTTCATTTATGGATTTTCTTTAACTCAGAGGCCAGGAGCAGAGCCTGAAATCCGTGAATTCGGGAATATTCCTATGTTTGAGCATACTGAGACCGAAGAAATGAGTTCTCTTGATACAAGAAAGCCCCTGATTGATGTACTGGAAACCGAAGAGGAGGTTCATGTGATTGCCGAGGTTCCGGGCATCGAGAAAGAAAATATTAGACTAAACGCAACTGATTTAATACTTGACATCGAAACAATAGATGGGAATCCAAAATATTCCGAACGTGTGGAAATGCCCGTAAAGGTTGACCCCCAGAGTGCGAAAGCTACATACAAAAATGGTGTGCTGGAAGTTACCTTTAAGAGGCTGGAATCCAGTTCCCGAACCTCAATAAATATTGAGTGA
- a CDS encoding DUF1646 family protein: MALDLGVLIGFLVIFLAVLLGPFKIHVIEENLEVFLFICGVLAMSLSGFAKIPGVETGWNLKIIEEAVTAPLHVGDIFGIPIGIFQIVLVVGLIIYKWHAPIHKAIRKLTDMLSVRILAFILIVVLGFTSSVMSAILAAIILVEVVNAMPLSRKSKIDLTIIACFSIGLGAALTPLGEPLSTVAVSKLSGAPYHADFTFLFNMLGKYIIPGILAYGIVGMFFLGKADTKEHEMEVADYNETVKDVVMRAVKVYVFIAALVLLGEGFKPIIFEYFIQVPSMALYWINMVSAVLDNATLAAAEIGPVLSEFQIKSVLMGLLISGGMLIPGNIPNIISASKLGITSKEWARLGLPLGLVSMIVYFILLFVLGI, from the coding sequence ATGGCTCTTGACCTAGGAGTTTTAATTGGATTTCTTGTGATATTCCTGGCCGTATTGCTAGGGCCTTTTAAAATACATGTTATTGAAGAGAATCTGGAAGTATTTCTTTTCATATGCGGAGTGCTTGCAATGTCCCTATCAGGTTTTGCTAAGATTCCGGGTGTAGAGACGGGATGGAATTTGAAGATAATCGAAGAGGCAGTAACTGCACCGCTGCATGTTGGGGATATATTCGGCATTCCAATAGGCATATTCCAGATAGTGCTTGTCGTCGGCTTGATTATTTATAAATGGCATGCCCCGATTCACAAGGCAATCAGAAAGTTGACTGACATGCTTTCAGTCAGGATTCTGGCCTTTATTCTGATTGTCGTCCTTGGATTTACTTCAAGCGTGATGTCAGCTATTCTTGCAGCAATTATTCTCGTTGAGGTGGTTAATGCGATGCCTCTCTCACGAAAATCCAAGATAGACCTGACAATTATTGCATGTTTTTCAATTGGACTTGGAGCTGCGCTTACTCCCCTTGGTGAACCTCTTTCGACAGTCGCGGTCTCAAAATTATCCGGTGCACCTTACCATGCCGATTTCACGTTCTTATTTAATATGCTAGGAAAATATATAATTCCAGGTATCCTTGCTTATGGTATCGTTGGAATGTTTTTTCTTGGAAAAGCCGATACAAAAGAGCATGAAATGGAAGTTGCAGACTATAACGAGACTGTAAAAGATGTTGTAATGAGGGCTGTCAAGGTTTATGTGTTTATTGCAGCACTCGTATTGCTCGGAGAAGGGTTCAAACCTATCATTTTCGAGTACTTTATTCAGGTTCCGTCTATGGCTCTCTACTGGATTAACATGGTTTCTGCTGTCCTTGATAATGCCACTCTCGCAGCTGCTGAGATAGGGCCTGTCCTCAGCGAATTCCAGATAAAAAGTGTACTAATGGGACTTTTAATATCAGGTGGAATGTTGATCCCAGGAAATATCCCGAATATCATCTCTGCGAGCAAATTGGGTATAACCAGTAAGGAATGGGCAAGGCTTGGATTACCTCTTGGACTTGTCTCGATGATCGTATATTTCATTTTGCTGTTCGTACTCGGTATTTGA
- a CDS encoding Zn-ribbon domain-containing protein, with amino-acid sequence MPHRCTRCGTIFEDGDPVILSGCPNCGWNKFLYVKKECEGLENQERLALEEQKLDLESSLDEVVKNIDEALASEQESVKQEPEVERETDEERVESVRILGPGSYELNLDSLLERKELVMAIREEGSYALHLPSVFSQQKENKKKN; translated from the coding sequence ATGCCCCACAGATGTACCAGATGCGGAACCATTTTTGAAGACGGAGATCCTGTTATCCTGAGCGGCTGCCCGAACTGCGGTTGGAATAAATTCCTTTATGTAAAAAAAGAATGTGAAGGTTTGGAAAATCAGGAAAGGCTTGCTCTGGAAGAACAAAAGCTGGATCTGGAATCCTCTCTGGATGAAGTTGTCAAGAATATTGATGAGGCTCTTGCTTCTGAGCAGGAAAGTGTAAAGCAGGAACCAGAAGTCGAGAGGGAAACAGATGAAGAAAGAGTAGAGTCCGTAAGAATCCTTGGGCCTGGCTCCTATGAACTTAACCTGGACTCCCTTCTTGAAAGAAAAGAACTCGTTATGGCAATCCGGGAAGAAGGGTCTTACGCCCTGCACCTGCCCTCGGTTTTCAGCCAGCAAAAGGAAAACAAAAAGAAAAATTAA
- a CDS encoding helix-turn-helix transcriptional regulator — protein MNLSQKCMIRKVKSMDKALIDLIFMSQKRKDLLLLLKNGGKPIEEIVNGLNVNPTGMLPQIKKLKDEHLVYQEDREYRLTTLAKILVEKMEPLLDTLQVIEENAEYWQDRDLSELPRTFLERLNELKFCFLVKPDPDNIFEPSSVFLDNIKKSKKILCFSSIFHPVFSEIFLANKDNDTRITLVVTEKICERLKTDFKEELKLYLAREKRKLFICKKEIKIAMLVKTEYFMAADFLTSKGIFDQETIMGFEPAALRWTEDLVLYYKEQAQQI, from the coding sequence ATGAATCTTTCGCAAAAGTGCATGATCCGGAAAGTGAAATCAATGGACAAAGCCTTGATAGACCTGATTTTTATGTCCCAGAAAAGAAAAGACCTTTTGCTCCTTCTCAAAAATGGAGGTAAACCGATAGAGGAAATAGTAAACGGTCTGAACGTTAACCCAACGGGCATGCTTCCCCAAATCAAAAAACTGAAAGATGAACATCTGGTTTATCAGGAAGATAGAGAATACAGGCTAACGACTCTTGCGAAAATATTGGTCGAGAAGATGGAGCCTTTGCTCGATACTCTGCAAGTCATTGAGGAGAATGCGGAATACTGGCAGGATCGCGATCTCTCCGAATTACCCAGGACATTTCTGGAAAGGCTTAATGAACTGAAGTTCTGCTTCCTTGTTAAACCTGATCCCGATAATATTTTCGAGCCTTCTTCCGTGTTCCTGGATAACATAAAGAAATCAAAAAAGATACTCTGTTTTTCATCAATATTTCATCCGGTTTTTTCTGAAATATTCCTAGCAAATAAAGACAATGATACCAGAATAACCCTTGTAGTAACAGAAAAAATCTGTGAAAGACTGAAAACTGATTTCAAAGAAGAACTGAAACTTTATTTGGCCAGAGAGAAAAGAAAGCTTTTCATCTGTAAGAAAGAAATAAAGATTGCTATGCTGGTTAAGACCGAATACTTCATGGCTGCTGACTTTCTTACTTCAAAAGGGATTTTTGACCAAGAAACTATTATGGGTTTTGAGCCTGCAGCTCTGAGATGGACTGAAGACCTTGTTCTGTATTACAAAGAGCAGGCTCAGCAGATATAA
- a CDS encoding ArsR/SmtB family transcription factor — translation MDPAKLLDILGNENRRKIIQLLANRPCYVSEISSRLGVGPKAIISHLGLLEQAGIIECSVDEQRRKYFNIANNMRLEVAVSPYAYTVTLHDVTFDKGKKEENPVEKEIPPGEESSTLFLELSSRIKELKKRHEELAQMQQQLQAEYTEAMDRCLDSIEEISRNSIECELLFELLKNETTLATLCYNLRLHPSIVNANLIDLTKRGFIEYGIKNNQYYWKIRETGVENE, via the coding sequence ATGGACCCGGCAAAATTACTTGACATTTTGGGGAATGAAAACCGCAGGAAGATTATTCAACTTCTTGCAAACCGTCCCTGCTATGTCAGTGAGATCTCTAGCAGGTTGGGAGTAGGGCCAAAAGCCATAATAAGTCATCTCGGTCTGCTTGAGCAGGCGGGAATTATAGAATGCAGTGTGGATGAACAGAGGCGTAAGTACTTCAATATCGCAAACAACATGCGACTTGAAGTGGCAGTATCCCCCTATGCCTATACAGTAACACTTCATGATGTTACTTTTGACAAGGGAAAAAAAGAAGAGAATCCTGTGGAAAAGGAGATTCCTCCGGGAGAAGAATCTTCAACTTTATTTCTTGAATTGAGCAGCAGGATTAAAGAACTCAAAAAAAGGCACGAAGAACTTGCACAGATGCAGCAGCAGCTTCAGGCTGAATACACGGAAGCTATGGATCGTTGCCTGGACTCAATTGAAGAAATATCCAGGAACTCTATAGAGTGTGAGCTCTTGTTTGAACTTCTGAAAAATGAAACCACTCTCGCTACCCTATGTTACAACCTGCGCTTGCACCCGAGTATTGTTAACGCTAACCTGATAGACCTTACAAAGAGGGGGTTTATTGAGTATGGTATTAAAAATAACCAGTATTACTGGAAAATCCGTGAGACCGGAGTTGAGAACGAATGA
- a CDS encoding phosphoribosyltransferase: MLTNWDYIYSLCRNISTEIKRSGYEPDVIIALARGGWFAGRVLCDFLGLDDLSSLKIEHYIGDTAIDTGEPYIRYPLSNNVMEGKKVLIVDDIVDTGESMLSARAYVENHNPTEVRTASLQYLGSSKIDPDYVGERLEDWAWIIYPWNFIEDMTSILTKCMRKDPKKLWNLEDLKHSLYINHDLDSIVFEVTQPGRLPEVLEEMERVHKVNSEIINGKKHWKLLQKGLL, encoded by the coding sequence GTGCTTACGAACTGGGATTACATTTATAGTTTGTGCCGAAACATATCTACGGAAATCAAACGTTCTGGATATGAACCAGACGTAATTATTGCGCTTGCAAGGGGAGGCTGGTTTGCCGGGCGAGTGCTCTGTGATTTCCTGGGGCTTGATGATCTGTCTAGTCTGAAAATCGAGCACTACATAGGAGACACAGCTATTGATACTGGTGAGCCTTATATTCGATACCCTCTTTCGAACAATGTGATGGAAGGAAAAAAGGTACTTATTGTAGATGATATTGTTGATACTGGAGAAAGTATGCTTAGTGCCAGAGCTTACGTGGAAAATCACAATCCTACAGAAGTCAGGACTGCTTCATTACAGTACCTGGGGAGTTCTAAAATCGACCCCGATTATGTTGGTGAACGGCTTGAGGATTGGGCCTGGATTATCTATCCCTGGAACTTTATAGAAGATATGACAAGTATCTTGACTAAATGCATGAGAAAAGACCCTAAAAAACTCTGGAATCTTGAGGACCTTAAACACAGCCTTTACATAAACCATGATCTGGACTCTATTGTTTTTGAAGTTACCCAGCCAGGAAGGCTTCCAGAAGTTCTGGAAGAGATGGAAAGAGTGCACAAGGTCAATTCTGAAATAATCAATGGAAAGAAGCATTGGAAATTATTACAAAAAGGTTTATTATAA
- a CDS encoding DUF1646 family protein, translating into MALEPGILAGFLVIFIAVLFGPFKIRVIEENLEVFLFICGIGAMTISGFVTIPGTETGWRMEIIEEALTSPLNALNIGGIPIGIFQIVLVVGLIIYKWHEPIQNAIRKVAAALSLKVMAFVLIVVLGLFSSVMSAILAAIILVEVVNALPISRKSKIDLTVIACFSIGLGAALTPLGEPLSTIAISKLSGAPYHADFYFLFNMLSKYIISGIFVLGIIGMFFLGKVDMNVQTKAEDYSETLKDVIMRAVKVYLFIMALTFLGDGFKPIIVEYFIKIPSMVLYWVNMVSAILDNATLAAAEIGPAMSELQIKSILMGLLVSGGMLIPGNIPNIISAGKLGITSKEWARLGLPMGLIIMAIYFVVVFVLGI; encoded by the coding sequence ATGGCTCTTGAACCAGGAATTTTAGCTGGGTTTCTTGTAATATTTATTGCCGTATTGTTCGGCCCTTTTAAAATAAGAGTTATCGAGGAAAATCTGGAGGTATTCCTTTTTATCTGTGGAATAGGGGCAATGACCATCTCGGGTTTTGTCACAATTCCAGGTACAGAAACAGGCTGGAGAATGGAAATAATTGAAGAAGCATTGACTTCGCCGCTTAATGCTTTAAATATTGGCGGTATTCCAATAGGTATATTCCAGATAGTGCTTGTTGTCGGTTTGATTATCTATAAATGGCATGAGCCGATTCAAAACGCAATCCGGAAAGTAGCCGCAGCGCTTTCTCTTAAAGTTATGGCTTTTGTTCTTATTGTTGTGCTTGGTCTATTTTCCAGTGTAATGTCAGCCATTCTTGCTGCGATCATTCTTGTTGAGGTGGTTAATGCACTGCCTATCTCACGAAAATCCAAGATCGACCTGACAGTTATTGCATGTTTCTCAATCGGTCTTGGCGCTGCTCTTACTCCCCTTGGTGAACCTCTTTCGACGATCGCTATCTCAAAACTTTCCGGTGCGCCTTACCATGCTGATTTCTATTTCTTATTTAACATGCTGAGTAAATATATCATTTCAGGCATCTTTGTTTTAGGTATTATTGGAATGTTTTTCCTTGGAAAAGTTGATATGAATGTCCAGACAAAAGCTGAAGATTATAGCGAGACTTTGAAAGATGTCATAATGAGAGCTGTTAAAGTCTATCTATTTATTATGGCTCTGACATTTCTCGGAGATGGTTTCAAGCCTATCATAGTTGAGTACTTCATAAAAATACCTTCCATGGTACTTTACTGGGTAAACATGGTCTCTGCTATTCTGGATAACGCTACTCTGGCAGCTGCTGAAATCGGACCTGCTATGAGTGAACTACAGATAAAGAGCATCCTTATGGGGCTTTTAGTTTCAGGTGGAATGCTGATCCCAGGAAATATCCCGAACATCATCTCTGCAGGAAAACTTGGTATAACCAGCAAAGAATGGGCAAGACTTGGATTACCCATGGGCCTTATCATAATGGCTATCTATTTCGTCGTTGTCTTTGTGCTTGGGATCTAA
- a CDS encoding Hsp20/alpha crystallin family protein — protein MVGIRKRKDFFEEFGSELFDNLEEMIEALLEDMGESVPFVYGFSIIRRPGEDPELREFGNVSENSEDEETLFPSEIRDPLIDIFESEELVHVLAEIPEIEKEDLLLHATAQNLEIRILGASEYSQDIELPARVDPKSAKASYKNGVLEVTFKRCTEERPVEIEIN, from the coding sequence ATGGTGGGCATAAGAAAAAGAAAGGATTTCTTTGAAGAGTTTGGATCTGAACTTTTTGACAACCTGGAAGAAATGATCGAAGCCCTCCTGGAAGATATGGGAGAGTCCGTCCCCTTCGTATACGGATTTTCTATCATTCGTCGCCCGGGGGAAGACCCCGAACTCCGAGAGTTTGGAAATGTTTCGGAAAATTCTGAGGATGAAGAAACTCTATTCCCCTCCGAAATAAGAGACCCTTTAATTGATATCTTTGAAAGCGAAGAATTAGTACACGTACTTGCAGAAATCCCGGAAATCGAAAAGGAAGATCTCCTTCTGCATGCGACTGCTCAAAATCTTGAAATCAGGATTCTTGGAGCTTCCGAATACTCTCAGGACATAGAGCTTCCTGCCCGTGTGGATCCTAAGAGTGCAAAAGCCAGCTATAAAAATGGAGTACTTGAGGTTACTTTCAAGCGTTGTACTGAAGAAAGGCCCGTTGAAATCGAAATTAACTGA
- a CDS encoding CDC48 family AAA ATPase encodes MTETINLRVAEAYHKDVGRGIARIDTRLMQQMGLVSGDIIEISGKAKTYAIVWPNVEREQENRIRIDGNLRSNAKVGIDDRVTIQKVQAKHAQRVTLAPSQPVRLVGGAHYILRIIEGRPLNKGQQIRVETVNNPLTFVVASTRPAGPVVVTKDTDIVIKEKSAEEIRVPEGISYEDIGGLKREIQLVREMIELPLRHPELFQKLGIEPPKGVLLHGPPGTGKTLIAKAVASETDANFITISGPEIVSKYYGESEQKLREIFEEAEKEAPSIIFIDEIDSIAPKRGEVTGELERRVVAQLLSLMDGLKSRGEVVVIAATNRPNSIDEALRRGGRFDREIEIGIPDRNGRKQILLIHTRGMPIQDVSLSEIADVTHGFVGADLASLCKEAAMHALRRITPEIDIEEEEIPQEILDKLVVTKDDFKEALKNIEPSAMREVYVEVPHVGWDDIGGLDNAKQELIEAVEWPLKYPELFSTINIKPPRGILLFGPPGTGKTLLAKAVASESEANFISIKGPELLSKYVGESERAVRETFRKAKQAAPTVVFFDEIDSIAPQRSSASDTHVSERVVSQILTELDGVEELKDVIIVAATNRPDMVDPALLRPGRFDRLIYIKPPDNKSREKIFEIHTQGKPLAEDVNLSELADITKGYVGADIEGICREAAMLALREIVTPGADRKDIEKRAREVRISKKHFERAIRRVKPTTSRESLAAYERSAELFAKYATDFEEEAPEADSQKKEIEQENVSGFFQAQ; translated from the coding sequence ATGACTGAAACAATTAATTTGAGAGTTGCTGAAGCTTATCATAAGGATGTGGGCAGGGGAATTGCAAGAATCGACACCCGCTTGATGCAGCAGATGGGGCTTGTAAGTGGGGATATAATTGAGATCTCAGGGAAAGCCAAGACCTACGCAATTGTCTGGCCAAATGTGGAGCGTGAACAGGAAAACCGGATCCGGATCGATGGAAACTTGCGCAGTAATGCCAAAGTTGGGATTGATGACAGGGTTACAATCCAGAAAGTCCAGGCAAAACACGCTCAGAGAGTTACTCTTGCTCCTTCTCAGCCTGTAAGACTTGTTGGAGGGGCTCACTACATCCTCAGAATTATTGAGGGAAGACCTTTGAACAAAGGTCAGCAGATCAGGGTGGAAACTGTAAATAACCCTTTGACTTTCGTAGTTGCATCTACAAGACCTGCAGGACCTGTTGTTGTTACTAAAGACACTGATATCGTAATTAAGGAGAAATCAGCCGAGGAGATCCGGGTTCCAGAAGGAATTTCATATGAGGATATCGGTGGGCTTAAAAGGGAAATTCAACTTGTCAGAGAAATGATTGAGTTGCCTCTGAGACATCCTGAACTCTTCCAGAAGCTGGGAATTGAGCCCCCCAAAGGTGTACTGCTTCACGGACCTCCAGGCACGGGTAAAACACTGATTGCAAAGGCAGTCGCAAGTGAAACCGATGCAAATTTCATTACTATCAGCGGCCCTGAAATTGTTTCCAAGTATTATGGAGAAAGCGAGCAGAAGCTTCGAGAGATTTTCGAGGAAGCCGAAAAAGAAGCGCCTTCTATCATCTTCATAGATGAGATCGACTCCATTGCCCCAAAGCGTGGCGAAGTCACAGGAGAGCTGGAACGCAGGGTAGTCGCCCAGTTGCTCTCCCTTATGGATGGACTAAAGTCCAGAGGCGAGGTAGTTGTAATTGCTGCCACAAACCGCCCGAATTCAATAGATGAAGCTCTTCGCCGTGGTGGAAGATTTGACCGAGAAATCGAAATCGGAATTCCCGATCGGAACGGCAGGAAGCAGATTCTTCTCATTCACACCAGAGGTATGCCTATTCAGGATGTAAGCCTTAGTGAGATTGCAGATGTAACTCATGGGTTTGTAGGCGCTGATCTGGCTTCACTATGTAAAGAAGCTGCAATGCATGCTCTCAGAAGGATAACTCCTGAAATCGATATCGAAGAAGAAGAAATTCCCCAGGAAATTCTTGATAAACTCGTAGTCACCAAAGATGATTTCAAGGAAGCCCTGAAAAATATCGAACCGTCTGCAATGAGGGAAGTTTATGTTGAGGTTCCGCATGTAGGATGGGATGATATCGGAGGACTTGACAATGCAAAGCAGGAACTCATTGAAGCTGTTGAGTGGCCTCTGAAGTATCCTGAACTCTTCAGTACTATCAATATAAAACCCCCAAGAGGAATATTACTGTTTGGGCCTCCGGGTACAGGTAAAACCTTGCTTGCAAAGGCCGTTGCAAGTGAAAGCGAAGCCAATTTTATCAGCATTAAAGGTCCGGAGCTGCTTAGCAAGTATGTGGGAGAATCCGAGCGTGCTGTTAGGGAAACTTTTAGGAAAGCCAAACAGGCTGCACCGACGGTTGTCTTCTTTGACGAAATCGATTCAATTGCACCCCAAAGAAGTTCTGCTTCAGATACGCATGTGTCCGAAAGAGTTGTCAGCCAGATCCTTACCGAACTGGACGGAGTAGAGGAACTCAAGGATGTAATTATTGTTGCGGCTACAAACCGGCCTGATATGGTAGACCCTGCGCTTCTCAGGCCTGGCCGCTTTGACAGGCTCATATATATCAAGCCACCTGATAACAAAAGCAGGGAAAAGATCTTTGAGATCCATACGCAGGGAAAACCCCTTGCAGAAGATGTAAATCTCTCCGAGCTTGCTGATATTACCAAAGGGTATGTGGGTGCAGACATCGAAGGTATTTGCAGGGAGGCTGCGATGCTGGCCCTGAGGGAAATCGTTACTCCAGGGGCTGACAGGAAGGACATCGAAAAACGGGCAAGAGAAGTCAGGATTTCAAAGAAGCACTTTGAACGTGCAATCCGCCGTGTGAAGCCTACAACTTCCAGGGAAAGCCTTGCAGCTTATGAACGGAGTGCTGAACTCTTTGCTAAATACGCAACTGATTTCGAAGAAGAAGCTCCTGAGGCTGACTCACAGAAAAAAGAAATTGAACAAGAAAATGTTTCGGGTTTCTTTCAGGCTCAGTGA
- a CDS encoding methionyl-tRNA formyltransferase has translation MRVAIITQGVSNVFESVIESGHEVVGIVECSRTREPNSFLKAIGGVFTDAYYSFTSKPLNLKTFSKKLKIPYYYLRKGDNEAFQKWMKHLQPDIIVVYSMSHLLKENIFTIPKLGTINLHYSHLPEYRGPAPLFWEYYDYILNPGVTLHYINKGEDTGDIIFQERILISSGEKLEEVVQKLSLIGIKFLLKTMATIESGDVPRIKQSATTPTVRARKIKPDEYNELIKWDDWGVERVFHFLNGTPKYHPTLLKKPNLYKLGFTIKILNTEICNTSGYKVGKLYKENSKHFFVCKNGKIYVDVTFSPASFLSRIYPYIC, from the coding sequence TTGAGAGTTGCAATTATTACACAGGGAGTCTCTAACGTTTTTGAATCCGTTATTGAATCAGGACATGAGGTAGTGGGAATTGTTGAGTGCTCCCGGACAAGAGAACCTAACTCATTCCTTAAAGCTATAGGAGGGGTTTTTACAGATGCCTATTATTCATTCACTTCAAAGCCTTTAAATTTAAAAACTTTCTCTAAAAAACTGAAAATTCCTTACTACTACTTAAGGAAAGGAGACAACGAAGCCTTTCAAAAATGGATGAAGCATTTACAGCCCGATATTATAGTTGTGTATTCTATGTCTCATCTCTTGAAGGAGAATATATTTACGATCCCAAAACTTGGGACTATTAATCTTCATTATTCACATCTTCCAGAATATAGAGGGCCAGCCCCACTTTTCTGGGAATATTATGATTATATCCTTAATCCAGGAGTCACTCTTCATTATATAAACAAAGGTGAAGATACCGGTGATATAATTTTCCAGGAAAGGATTCTTATAAGTTCGGGTGAAAAGCTTGAGGAAGTTGTTCAGAAGTTATCTTTGATAGGAATAAAGTTTCTTTTAAAAACAATGGCTACTATTGAGAGTGGAGATGTTCCCAGAATAAAGCAGTCTGCAACTACTCCAACGGTGAGAGCCAGAAAGATTAAACCTGATGAATATAACGAGCTTATAAAATGGGATGATTGGGGTGTTGAACGAGTATTTCATTTTTTAAATGGCACTCCGAAGTACCATCCCACTCTATTGAAGAAACCCAATTTGTACAAACTTGGGTTCACGATTAAAATTCTGAATACAGAAATATGTAATACTTCCGGATATAAAGTAGGAAAACTTTATAAGGAGAATTCAAAACATTTTTTCGTCTGCAAAAACGGTAAAATATATGTTGATGTTACATTTTCACCTGCAAGTTTCCTTTCCCGAATTTACCCTTATATCTGCTGA
- a CDS encoding DUF1646 family protein: MGLEPGILAGFLVIFIAVLFGPFKIKVIEENLEVFLFCCGIGAMTISGFVTIPGTETGWRTEIIKEALTSPLNALNIGGVPIGIFQIVLVVGLIIYKWHEPIQNAIRKVAAALSIKVMAFALIVVLGLFSSVMSAILAAIILVEVVNALPLSRKSKIDLTVVACFSIGLGAALTPLGEPLSTIAISKLSGAPYHADFMFLFDMLGKYIIPGIFVYGVVGVFFLGKVDMNAQTKAEDYSETLKDVIMRAIKVYLFIMALTFLGDGFKPIIIEYFTKIPSMVLYWVNMVSAILDNATLAAAEIGPAMSEIQIKCILMGLLVAGGMLIPGNIPNIISAGKLGITSKEWARLGIPMGLVTMAIFFVVIFVLGV, encoded by the coding sequence ATGGGTCTAGAACCAGGAATCTTAGCTGGATTTCTTGTAATCTTTATTGCCGTACTGTTCGGCCCTTTTAAAATAAAAGTTATTGAGGAAAATCTGGAAGTATTCCTGTTTTGCTGCGGAATAGGGGCAATGACCATCTCGGGTTTTGTCACAATTCCAGGTACAGAAACAGGCTGGAGAACGGAGATAATTAAAGAAGCATTGACTTCGCCGCTTAATGCTTTAAATATTGGCGGCGTTCCAATAGGCATATTCCAGATAGTGCTTGTTGTCGGTTTGATTATCTATAAATGGCATGAACCGATTCAAAATGCAATTCGGAAAGTAGCCGCAGCACTTTCTATTAAAGTTATGGCTTTTGCTCTTATTGTTGTGCTTGGTCTATTTTCCAGTGTAATGTCAGCCATTCTTGCTGCAATCATTCTTGTTGAGGTGGTTAATGCGCTGCCTCTCTCACGAAAATCCAAGATCGACCTGACAGTTGTCGCATGTTTCTCAATCGGACTTGGCGCTGCACTTACTCCCCTTGGCGAACCTCTTTCGACAATCGCTATCTCAAAACTTTCCGGTGCGCCTTACCATGCCGATTTCATGTTCTTATTTGATATGCTAGGCAAATATATTATTCCAGGCATCTTTGTCTATGGTGTTGTTGGTGTGTTCTTCCTTGGAAAAGTTGATATGAATGCCCAGACAAAAGCCGAAGATTATAGCGAGACTTTGAAAGATGTCATAATGAGAGCTATTAAGGTCTATCTGTTTATTATGGCTCTTACGTTTCTCGGAGACGGTTTCAAGCCTATCATAATCGAGTACTTCACAAAAATACCTTCCATGGTACTTTACTGGGTAAACATGGTCTCTGCTATTCTGGATAACGCTACTCTGGCAGCTGCTGAAATCGGACCTGCTATGAGTGAAATTCAGATTAAATGCATCCTTATGGGACTTTTAGTTGCAGGTGGAATGCTGATTCCAGGAAATATCCCGAACATCATCTCTGCAGGTAAACTTGGTATAACCAGTAAAGAATGGGCAAGACTTGGAATTCCAATGGGACTTGTCACGATGGCTATCTTTTTTGTCGTCATCTTTGTGCTTGGAGTTTAA